A genomic region of Micromonospora sp. NBC_01796 contains the following coding sequences:
- a CDS encoding helix-turn-helix domain-containing protein has product MSSVPRSVAVAATDGMLHFELALAYEVFGSAPAALPGPWYDVRVCGTHAVRVGRFLLEPDCGLDRLAHADTVIVPALADVDEDPPADLVEAVRAAHDSGARVVSLCTGVFVLAAAGLLDGLRATTHWAHTDELAARYPRVEVDPDVLYVDNGSVLTSAGKAAAMDLCLHLIRRDHGPAIANVVARRLVVPPHRAGGQAQFVTTPVPAQDGHPLAELLPWVMRRLDQPLTVEDLARQANMSSRHLARHFHSVTGTTPLQWLLTQRIRRAQELLEATDDSVDTVASAAGMGTATTLRRHFHRTIGVPPDAYRRTFRA; this is encoded by the coding sequence ATGAGTTCTGTCCCGCGCTCCGTCGCGGTCGCCGCTACCGACGGGATGCTGCACTTCGAGCTGGCCCTGGCCTACGAGGTCTTCGGCTCCGCCCCGGCGGCCCTGCCAGGCCCCTGGTACGACGTCAGGGTGTGTGGCACGCACGCCGTCCGGGTCGGCCGGTTCCTGCTCGAGCCGGACTGCGGGCTCGACCGGCTGGCGCACGCCGACACCGTGATCGTCCCCGCCTTGGCCGACGTCGACGAGGACCCGCCGGCCGACCTGGTCGAGGCGGTGCGCGCGGCCCACGACTCGGGCGCGCGGGTCGTCTCCCTGTGCACGGGCGTGTTCGTGCTCGCCGCCGCCGGTCTGCTGGACGGGCTGCGCGCGACCACGCACTGGGCCCACACCGACGAACTGGCCGCGCGCTATCCCCGGGTGGAGGTCGACCCGGACGTGCTCTACGTCGACAACGGCAGCGTGCTCACGTCTGCGGGCAAGGCCGCAGCGATGGACCTGTGCCTGCATCTGATCCGCCGCGACCACGGCCCGGCGATCGCCAACGTGGTCGCCCGCCGCCTGGTCGTGCCGCCCCACCGGGCCGGTGGCCAGGCCCAGTTCGTCACCACACCGGTGCCCGCCCAGGACGGCCATCCCCTGGCCGAGCTGCTCCCCTGGGTGATGCGGCGGCTGGACCAGCCGCTCACCGTGGAGGACCTGGCCCGCCAGGCGAACATGAGCTCGCGCCACCTGGCCCGCCACTTCCACTCGGTAACCGGCACCACCCCGCTGCAGTGGCTGCTGACGCAGCGGATCCGCCGCGCGCAGGAGCTGCTGGAGGCCACGGACGACAGCGTCGACACCGTCGCCTCGGCCGCAGGCATGGGCACGGCGACGACACTGCGCCGCCACTTCCACCGCACGATCGGCGTACCGCCGGACGCCTACCGCCGCACGTTCCGGGCGTGA
- a CDS encoding saccharopine dehydrogenase family protein has product MGSGRNVAVFGAYGHTGRFVVAELRERGYVPLLLGRDPGKLLALAQAQPGLDARQASVDDPTSLDRALIGAAAVINCAGPFATTAAPLVEAALRAGIPYVDVAAEIEANLDTFAHFAERAHAAGTVVVPAMAFYGGLGDLLVTTAMGDWTAADEAHIAYGLSSWHPTAGTRVAGAVSGQRRGGRRVRYTGGRLEYHDDALPTLEWPFPAPLGPQSVIGEFTMADVVTIPSHLAIPEVRTYMTAKAAADLSAPDTSAPTAVDERGRSGQTFVVDVLVRSGGTERRVVAAGQDIYAISAPLAVEAVDRILSGRTRTTGVASAGAVFDAPDFLRALSSHLSLHVPLDTRA; this is encoded by the coding sequence ATGGGATCAGGTCGGAACGTGGCGGTGTTCGGCGCCTACGGGCACACCGGACGGTTCGTGGTCGCGGAGTTGCGCGAGCGCGGATACGTCCCGCTGCTCCTCGGTCGCGACCCGGGCAAGCTGCTGGCACTGGCACAGGCCCAACCGGGGCTCGATGCGCGGCAGGCGTCGGTCGACGATCCGACCTCGCTCGACCGCGCGCTGATCGGCGCGGCCGCCGTGATCAACTGCGCCGGGCCCTTCGCCACGACCGCCGCCCCGCTGGTCGAGGCGGCGCTGCGCGCCGGCATCCCGTACGTCGACGTGGCGGCCGAGATCGAGGCGAACCTTGACACGTTCGCGCACTTCGCGGAGCGCGCCCACGCCGCGGGCACCGTGGTGGTCCCGGCGATGGCCTTCTACGGCGGCCTCGGCGACCTGTTGGTCACCACCGCGATGGGCGACTGGACGGCGGCGGACGAGGCGCACATCGCCTATGGCCTGAGCAGTTGGCACCCCACCGCCGGGACGCGTGTTGCGGGCGCGGTCTCGGGGCAGCGACGGGGTGGCCGCCGTGTCCGCTACACCGGCGGACGGCTGGAGTACCACGACGACGCTCTGCCGACCCTGGAGTGGCCCTTCCCGGCTCCGCTCGGCCCCCAGAGCGTCATCGGAGAGTTCACCATGGCCGATGTCGTCACCATTCCCAGCCACCTGGCGATCCCGGAGGTGCGCACCTACATGACCGCCAAGGCGGCCGCGGACCTGTCCGCTCCTGACACCTCGGCACCGACCGCCGTCGACGAGCGCGGCCGCTCCGGGCAGACCTTCGTCGTCGACGTCCTCGTCCGCTCCGGCGGCACGGAGCGCCGCGTGGTCGCCGCCGGTCAGGACATCTACGCCATCAGTGCGCCGCTCGCGGTGGAGGCCGTCGACCGCATCCTCAGCGGCCGGACCAGGACCACCGGCGTCGCCTCCGCGGGCGCGGTCTTCGACGCCCCGGACTTCCTCCGCGCCCTGTCCTCGCACCTCTCGCTGCACGTCCCGCTCGACACGCGCGCCTGA
- a CDS encoding ABC transporter ATP-binding protein, translating to MPPSPGDLVLDARDLHKTFATGRSGMRKSRVSAVDGVSLRLHAGESLGIVGESGCGKSTLARMLVGLERPDSGSIEIHGRDVARVRGRDRRLLRRQVQMVFQDPYTSLDPRMSVLELIGEPLVVHKQVTNDAARRDRVAELLSLVNLAPELMHRYPHQFSGGQRQRIGIARALALDPEVLVCDEPVSALDMSVQAQVVNLLRDLQRRMNIALLFIAHDLSVVRHVADRTAVMYLGRLAELGDTTTVYDDPAHPYTQALLSAAPVVDRNRRKLGDRIMLIGDPPSPANPPTGCRFHTRCRFAQDRCSAEQPVARRLEDASDRTVSCHFAEEAQAAATTVG from the coding sequence ATGCCACCGTCTCCGGGTGACCTGGTGCTCGACGCCCGGGACCTGCACAAGACCTTCGCCACCGGTCGGTCCGGGATGCGCAAGTCACGGGTCAGCGCGGTCGACGGGGTGAGCCTGCGGCTGCACGCGGGCGAGTCCCTCGGCATCGTCGGCGAATCCGGGTGCGGCAAGTCGACGCTGGCCCGGATGCTGGTCGGACTGGAACGGCCGGACTCCGGCAGCATCGAGATCCACGGCCGGGACGTCGCCCGGGTACGGGGACGCGACCGGCGGCTGCTGCGCCGGCAGGTGCAGATGGTCTTCCAGGACCCGTACACCTCGTTGGACCCCAGGATGAGCGTGCTCGAGCTGATCGGCGAACCGCTGGTCGTACACAAGCAGGTGACCAACGACGCGGCCCGCCGCGACCGGGTCGCCGAACTGCTCAGCCTGGTCAACCTCGCACCCGAGCTGATGCACCGCTACCCGCACCAGTTCTCCGGCGGACAGCGCCAGCGCATCGGCATCGCCCGCGCGCTCGCCCTCGACCCCGAGGTGCTGGTCTGCGACGAGCCGGTCTCCGCGCTCGACATGTCGGTCCAGGCACAGGTCGTCAACCTGCTGCGAGACCTGCAACGGCGGATGAACATCGCCCTGCTGTTCATCGCGCACGACCTCTCGGTGGTCCGGCACGTGGCGGACCGGACCGCGGTGATGTACCTGGGTCGGCTCGCCGAACTCGGCGACACCACCACCGTGTACGACGACCCGGCCCATCCGTACACCCAGGCGCTGCTGTCGGCGGCCCCGGTGGTGGACCGCAACCGGCGCAAGCTCGGCGACCGGATCATGCTGATCGGCGATCCGCCCAGCCCGGCCAACCCGCCCACCGGCTGCCGGTTCCACACCCGCTGCCGGTTCGCCCAGGACCGGTGCTCCGCCGAGCAGCCGGTCGCCCGGCGGCTCGAGGACGCCTCGGACCGGACCGTGTCCTGCCACTTCGCCGAGGAGGCCCAGGCCGCGGCGACAACCGTCGGCTGA
- a CDS encoding ABC transporter ATP-binding protein — MRHPPDAALHVRGLSVTFGTRRGPVPAVVDVDLDVAPGELVALLGESGSGKSAAARAMMGLSAPNATVTADRLRLGDTDLLTLPQRQRREVLGNRMSMVFQDALSALNPVLSIGDQLGELFRTHRQVSRKQARASAIELLGQVGIPAPSSRVDDYPHQFSGGMRQRILIAMAIALRPELVIADEPTTALDVTVQAQILELLDELRRDLNMAVLLITHDLGVVSEVADRVMVMYAGRVVEAGSADDLLNRPSHPYTEALLRSVPQAEHRGQELYAIPGSPPSPAHQPDGCPFHPRCARVVDRCRTERPALTVVSAGRTAACHRSEEVLHATVSG, encoded by the coding sequence ATGCGTCACCCGCCCGACGCCGCGTTGCACGTACGCGGCCTCTCGGTAACGTTCGGCACCCGCCGTGGACCCGTCCCCGCCGTCGTCGACGTCGACCTCGACGTGGCACCCGGCGAACTGGTGGCACTGCTCGGCGAATCCGGGTCCGGCAAGTCGGCCGCCGCCCGCGCCATGATGGGGCTCTCCGCTCCCAACGCGACCGTCACCGCCGACCGGCTCCGGCTCGGCGACACCGACCTGCTCACGCTGCCCCAGCGGCAACGCCGGGAAGTCCTGGGCAACCGGATGAGCATGGTCTTCCAGGACGCGCTCTCCGCGCTGAACCCGGTGCTGTCCATCGGCGACCAGCTCGGCGAACTGTTCCGCACCCACCGGCAGGTGTCCCGCAAGCAGGCGCGGGCGTCGGCGATCGAGCTGCTCGGCCAGGTCGGCATCCCGGCCCCGTCCAGCCGGGTCGACGACTACCCACACCAGTTCTCCGGCGGCATGCGCCAGCGCATCCTGATCGCGATGGCGATCGCGCTCCGCCCCGAACTGGTCATCGCCGACGAGCCGACAACCGCGCTGGACGTGACCGTGCAGGCGCAGATCCTCGAACTCCTCGACGAGCTGCGCCGCGACCTGAACATGGCGGTCCTGCTGATCACCCACGACCTCGGTGTGGTCTCCGAGGTCGCCGACCGGGTGATGGTCATGTACGCCGGCCGGGTGGTCGAGGCCGGCAGCGCCGACGACCTGCTCAACCGGCCGTCACACCCCTACACCGAGGCGCTGCTGCGCTCGGTCCCCCAGGCCGAACACCGGGGCCAGGAGCTGTACGCCATTCCCGGCAGCCCGCCCAGCCCGGCCCACCAGCCCGACGGCTGCCCGTTCCACCCCCGCTGCGCGCGGGTGGTCGACCGCTGCCGTACCGAGCGCCCCGCGCTCACCGTCGTCTCCGCCGGCCGTACCGCGGCCTGCCACCGCAGCGAGGAGGTGCTCCATGCCACCGTCTCCGGGTGA
- a CDS encoding dipeptidase, translating to MLDSAKRYTGYTAYDYLEPGKDYKIFKYAEQISRVPAYQGLELSDSQRERTVRLLTDEIVISLHDHVQVFPEDMGQLREHIRQGREPTGYQGLARSGMTAVFDNGMDGTCCISSDAGWKYQDVLFDLGVRMADLAHQDYVIKAESLRDIHRAHETGRLAHVFALEAATPIENEVDRLDVLYGFGVRQIGIAYSEANYLGSGLKERGDGGLTYFGERAVERMNKLGFAIDISHSGDRTALDVINYSKKPVLITHCGSREVWPTNRMKPDALIKACAERGGVIGIEAAPHTTLSEAHPNHSLESVMDHFTHLVDKIGIDHVTFGPDTLFGDHVGLHTAFSGNLSISQAHGHVEHPKVEYVDGLENPAECFYNIIGWLVSHDYSDDEIRKVVGGNTIRVLEEVWV from the coding sequence ATGCTTGACAGCGCAAAGCGATACACCGGTTACACCGCGTATGACTACCTTGAGCCGGGCAAGGACTACAAGATCTTCAAGTACGCCGAGCAGATCAGCCGCGTACCCGCCTACCAGGGGCTGGAGCTGTCGGACAGCCAGCGGGAACGGACCGTTCGGCTACTCACCGACGAGATCGTGATCTCGCTGCACGACCACGTCCAGGTCTTCCCCGAGGACATGGGCCAGCTCCGCGAACACATCCGGCAGGGCCGCGAACCCACCGGCTACCAGGGTCTGGCGCGCTCCGGCATGACCGCGGTCTTCGACAACGGCATGGACGGCACCTGTTGCATCTCCAGCGACGCCGGCTGGAAGTACCAGGACGTTCTGTTCGACCTCGGCGTACGCATGGCCGACCTGGCCCACCAGGACTACGTCATCAAGGCCGAGTCGCTGCGCGACATCCACCGGGCCCACGAGACCGGGCGGCTGGCCCACGTCTTCGCGCTCGAGGCGGCCACCCCGATCGAGAACGAGGTCGACCGGCTCGACGTGCTGTACGGCTTCGGCGTACGGCAGATCGGGATCGCCTACTCCGAGGCCAACTACCTCGGCAGCGGGCTCAAGGAGCGGGGCGACGGCGGGCTGACGTACTTCGGCGAGCGGGCCGTGGAACGGATGAACAAGCTCGGTTTCGCCATCGACATCTCGCACTCCGGTGACCGCACCGCGCTGGACGTCATCAACTACTCCAAGAAGCCGGTCCTGATCACCCACTGCGGTTCGCGCGAGGTCTGGCCGACCAACCGGATGAAGCCGGACGCCCTGATCAAGGCGTGTGCCGAGCGCGGCGGCGTGATCGGGATCGAGGCGGCCCCGCACACCACCCTGTCCGAGGCGCACCCGAACCACTCGCTCGAGTCGGTGATGGACCACTTCACCCACCTGGTCGACAAGATCGGAATCGACCACGTGACGTTCGGCCCGGACACCCTCTTCGGTGACCACGTCGGCCTGCACACGGCCTTCTCGGGCAACCTGTCCATCTCCCAGGCGCACGGCCATGTCGAGCACCCGAAGGTGGAGTACGTCGACGGCCTGGAGAACCCGGCCGAGTGCTTCTACAACATCATCGGATGGCTGGTCAGCCACGACTACTCGGACGACGAGATCCGCAAGGTCGTGGGCGGCAACACCATCCGCGTACTCGAGGAGGTCTGGGTCTAG
- a CDS encoding ABC transporter substrate-binding protein: MRVRTPLIAVSALALAATVAACGPSAPSKTADGGTDATLTIATTTDVVNFNPLVGNSRTDNWITSLMYPRLLTIDANGAKQPYLAKSFGYTNPTTGFYELRDDMKWSDGKPVTASDVAYTINAILKDKPAGNTTYGQLVNVDSASAPSPTRVELKLKTPDSTVVSEAGFWMNVVPQHVFEPAGSVANFPNNSNWVSAGPYKLTSFAKGQNYTLERVTPYPFAPNGTPTVAKIVYRVYPDVNTEILALKNGDVDLIANALPPAQVKNLQGASGIKVEEVPGLGYAHMTYNMKRKPLDNVKVRQALAHTVDYNAIRSVVLQGQAVSTGSSPIPPVLKEFVDPSLEEYNFDPNLSKQLLAEAGYGPGKTLTLSMIYSLQDAVTSQWATIVKDDAAKAGITINLQGMDRNTYLAKTAAGEYDIYAGNFAIMDDPTTNMALTYLPGGAINYSLVDDPALNELITKAQASTDKAEQKSLAQQAAKLVHANVYDNVMYMQNLYFAHSDKWSGFVIKPSELLSVVDPQSLANVTKS, translated from the coding sequence ATGCGTGTTCGTACACCCCTCATCGCGGTCTCCGCCCTTGCGCTGGCGGCCACGGTTGCCGCCTGCGGACCGTCCGCACCGTCGAAGACGGCCGACGGCGGCACCGACGCGACACTCACCATCGCCACCACCACCGACGTGGTCAACTTCAACCCCCTGGTCGGCAACAGCCGTACCGACAACTGGATCACCAGCCTGATGTACCCCCGGCTGCTGACCATCGATGCCAACGGCGCCAAGCAGCCCTACCTGGCCAAGTCGTTCGGTTACACCAACCCGACCACCGGCTTCTACGAGCTGCGTGACGACATGAAGTGGAGCGACGGCAAGCCGGTCACCGCCAGCGACGTCGCGTACACGATCAACGCGATCCTGAAGGACAAGCCGGCCGGCAACACCACCTACGGCCAGCTCGTCAACGTCGACTCCGCCTCGGCACCGTCGCCGACGCGGGTCGAGCTGAAGCTCAAGACCCCGGACTCCACCGTGGTCAGCGAGGCCGGGTTCTGGATGAACGTGGTCCCGCAGCACGTCTTCGAGCCGGCCGGCAGCGTGGCGAACTTCCCCAACAACAGCAACTGGGTCAGCGCGGGACCGTACAAGCTGACCAGCTTCGCCAAGGGGCAGAACTACACCCTGGAGCGGGTCACCCCGTACCCGTTCGCGCCGAACGGCACCCCGACCGTGGCGAAGATCGTCTACCGGGTCTACCCGGACGTCAACACCGAGATCCTCGCGCTGAAGAACGGCGACGTGGACCTGATCGCCAACGCCCTGCCGCCGGCCCAGGTGAAGAACCTCCAGGGCGCCAGCGGGATCAAGGTCGAGGAGGTGCCCGGCCTCGGCTACGCGCACATGACGTACAACATGAAGCGCAAGCCGCTGGACAACGTCAAGGTCCGCCAGGCGTTGGCGCACACCGTCGACTACAACGCGATCCGTTCGGTGGTGCTCCAGGGCCAGGCGGTCAGCACCGGCTCCAGCCCGATCCCGCCGGTGCTCAAGGAGTTCGTCGACCCGTCGCTGGAGGAGTACAACTTCGACCCGAACCTGTCGAAGCAGCTCCTCGCCGAGGCCGGTTACGGACCCGGTAAGACCCTCACGCTGTCGATGATCTACTCCCTGCAGGACGCGGTCACCTCCCAGTGGGCGACGATCGTCAAGGACGACGCGGCCAAGGCCGGCATCACCATCAACCTGCAGGGCATGGACCGCAACACGTACCTGGCCAAGACGGCCGCCGGTGAGTACGACATCTACGCGGGCAACTTCGCCATCATGGACGACCCGACCACCAACATGGCGCTGACCTACCTGCCCGGCGGTGCGATCAACTACTCGCTGGTCGACGACCCGGCGTTGAACGAGCTGATCACCAAGGCGCAGGCCAGCACCGACAAGGCCGAGCAGAAGTCGCTTGCGCAGCAGGCCGCCAAGCTGGTCCACGCCAACGTGTACGACAACGTGATGTACATGCAGAACCTCTACTTCGCCCACAGCGACAAGTGGAGTGGTTTCGTGATCAAGCCCAGTGAGCTGCTCTCCGTGGTGGATCCGCAGTCCCTGGCCAACGTGACGAAGAGCTGA
- a CDS encoding ABC transporter permease: protein MPQVVRFAVRRLGRGVLTLWFAATVTFLLLRLLPGDPALAVASPNMTPEARQILLHQYGLDQPLLAQYGKYLWQLLHGNLGISFTQQISVTDVLLERLPWTLLLTISSLVVTVAVGIPLGVLAATRPRGLLDRLVQVGGVTGQSLFVPSVGIFLLFVFGLQLHWLPIGGAYSPGIYGAAWYGDVALHLILPCFSLVLVQLGSYVLTLRSTLIESLGEDYCVLARAKGLPNRKVVWKHGLRNALLPTTTLVGLQLGFLVGGAVLTETVFAYPGIGRGIYEAVTQLDFPVLQGAFVLLAATVVVANVLTDLAYGLLDPRVRTA, encoded by the coding sequence ATGCCTCAGGTTGTCCGATTCGCGGTGCGCAGACTGGGCAGGGGAGTGCTGACCCTGTGGTTCGCTGCCACGGTCACCTTCCTTCTGCTCCGGCTGCTGCCGGGTGACCCCGCGCTGGCGGTGGCCAGCCCGAACATGACTCCGGAAGCGCGCCAGATCCTGCTGCACCAGTACGGTCTGGACCAGCCGCTGCTCGCCCAGTACGGCAAGTACCTGTGGCAGCTGCTGCACGGCAACCTGGGGATCTCGTTCACCCAGCAGATCTCGGTCACGGACGTGCTCCTGGAGCGCCTGCCGTGGACCCTGCTGCTGACCATCTCGTCACTCGTGGTGACGGTCGCCGTCGGCATCCCCCTGGGGGTGCTGGCGGCGACCCGCCCACGCGGCCTGCTGGACCGTCTGGTCCAGGTGGGCGGCGTGACCGGGCAGTCGCTGTTCGTCCCGAGCGTGGGCATCTTCCTGCTCTTCGTCTTCGGGCTGCAACTGCACTGGCTGCCCATCGGCGGCGCGTACAGCCCCGGGATCTACGGCGCCGCCTGGTACGGCGACGTCGCCCTGCACCTGATCCTGCCCTGCTTCAGCCTGGTCCTGGTGCAACTCGGCTCGTACGTGCTCACCCTGCGCTCCACCCTGATCGAGTCCCTGGGCGAGGACTACTGCGTGCTCGCCCGAGCCAAGGGACTGCCCAACCGGAAGGTGGTCTGGAAACACGGGCTGCGCAACGCGCTGCTGCCCACCACCACCCTGGTCGGCCTGCAACTCGGCTTCCTGGTCGGCGGGGCGGTGTTGACCGAGACGGTCTTCGCCTACCCGGGCATCGGCCGGGGTATCTACGAGGCGGTGACCCAGCTCGACTTCCCGGTCCTCCAGGGTGCGTTCGTACTGCTGGCCGCCACCGTCGTGGTCGCCAACGTGCTGACCGACCTGGCCTACGGACTGCTCGACCCGAGAGTGAGGACGGCATGA
- a CDS encoding ABC transporter permease, translating to MTTAATAPVGPLETVVTDQVTAARATWSAFRRNPLGLASVAILAVLVIVGICAPLITDSPSGYGDQVLQAPSGAHWFGTDNLGRDIFAEVVWGARLSIVIAALSSALAIVIGVLVAVLGAYFPRADTIIGTIVDLCLSLPVLPLMILVAALAGPSLVTLVLVIAFFSWPEVTRVVRSQALSVVRLPYMDAARLTGGSHVWIIRKHLLPAVAPVIVVSVVLTASRAVLSAAGLAFLGLGDPNSWSWGRILYEAQQSGAMSSAWWTTLFPSLAMLALVVSATLISIAYNDARNPRTRED from the coding sequence ATGACCACCGCGGCCACCGCACCCGTCGGCCCACTGGAGACCGTCGTCACCGACCAGGTCACCGCGGCCCGAGCCACCTGGTCGGCGTTCCGTCGCAACCCGCTCGGCCTGGCCTCGGTCGCCATCCTGGCCGTACTCGTGATCGTCGGGATCTGCGCGCCGCTGATCACCGACTCCCCGTCCGGGTACGGCGACCAGGTGCTCCAGGCCCCGTCCGGGGCGCACTGGTTCGGCACCGACAACCTCGGCCGGGACATCTTCGCCGAGGTGGTCTGGGGAGCCCGACTCAGCATCGTGATCGCCGCGCTCTCCTCCGCGCTCGCGATCGTGATCGGCGTGCTCGTCGCGGTCCTCGGTGCCTACTTCCCCCGGGCGGACACGATCATCGGCACCATCGTCGACCTCTGCCTGTCCCTGCCGGTGCTGCCGCTGATGATCCTGGTCGCGGCGCTGGCCGGGCCGAGCCTGGTCACCCTGGTCCTGGTCATCGCGTTCTTCTCCTGGCCCGAGGTGACCCGGGTGGTCCGGTCCCAGGCACTGTCGGTGGTCCGGTTGCCGTACATGGACGCGGCCCGGCTGACCGGCGGGTCACATGTCTGGATCATCCGCAAGCACCTGCTGCCCGCGGTCGCCCCGGTGATCGTGGTGTCGGTGGTGCTGACCGCGTCGCGGGCCGTACTGTCCGCGGCGGGCCTGGCCTTCCTCGGCCTCGGCGACCCGAACAGCTGGTCCTGGGGTCGGATCCTCTACGAGGCCCAGCAGTCCGGTGCGATGTCCAGCGCCTGGTGGACCACCCTCTTCCCGTCGCTGGCCATGCTCGCCCTGGTGGTATCGGCCACCCTCATCTCCATCGCCTACAACGACGCTCGCAACCCCCGTACCCGGGAGGACTAG
- a CDS encoding M24 family metallopeptidase codes for MLETQRLSPTFYTALQDDLRAELASAGLDAMLADDPEDVAYLTGFFHHPGERPVAVLLPTDGTTRLLLPELEREHAQAQHSAAELVAYPEFPGLRPQFSYLAPVTGRIGYAGSMSVDRLAQITAAFPGATMIRTDLVTRARYRKRPEEIALHAEAARITDLMLAAGRTLIEDAVAGGGELPSEAELADHITTVGTRTMYAEHADVVVVSPLAGGLVYAGPNSARPHALPSGYRLRPGDTFMLSLGCAVGGRFVEGERTFILGEPTADQRRYYEAVRQAQQTGGEALRPGVLCSQANTECLDVIRAAGLGEYLRHRQGHGIGLGMHEPPWLADGDDTPLEVGMVVSNEPGIYIPGHAGYRISDSMLITQDGARPFTSYPRSLDDVVVAL; via the coding sequence ATGCTGGAAACCCAACGGTTGTCGCCCACCTTCTACACCGCCCTCCAGGACGACCTGCGTGCCGAACTGGCCAGTGCGGGTCTCGACGCGATGCTCGCCGACGACCCGGAGGACGTCGCCTACCTGACCGGCTTCTTCCACCACCCCGGCGAGCGGCCGGTCGCGGTCCTGCTCCCGACCGACGGAACCACCCGGCTGCTCCTGCCCGAACTGGAACGCGAGCACGCGCAGGCCCAGCACAGCGCGGCCGAACTGGTCGCCTATCCGGAGTTCCCCGGACTCCGTCCCCAGTTCAGCTACCTCGCCCCGGTCACCGGCCGGATCGGGTACGCGGGCAGCATGAGCGTGGACCGGCTGGCCCAGATCACCGCCGCCTTCCCGGGCGCCACGATGATCCGTACCGATCTGGTCACCCGGGCCCGTTACCGCAAGCGGCCGGAGGAGATCGCCCTGCACGCGGAGGCGGCCCGGATCACCGACCTGATGCTGGCCGCCGGCCGTACCCTGATCGAGGATGCCGTCGCGGGCGGCGGTGAGCTGCCCAGCGAGGCCGAGTTGGCCGACCACATCACCACCGTCGGCACCCGCACCATGTACGCCGAGCACGCCGACGTGGTGGTGGTCTCGCCACTGGCCGGCGGGCTCGTCTACGCGGGTCCGAACAGCGCCCGCCCGCACGCCCTGCCCTCGGGTTACCGGCTGCGTCCCGGTGACACGTTCATGCTCTCCCTCGGCTGCGCGGTCGGCGGCCGGTTCGTCGAGGGGGAGCGGACGTTCATCCTCGGTGAACCCACCGCCGACCAGCGTCGTTACTACGAGGCGGTACGGCAGGCGCAGCAGACCGGCGGCGAGGCGCTGCGCCCCGGCGTGCTCTGTTCGCAGGCGAACACCGAGTGCCTGGACGTGATCCGGGCCGCCGGACTGGGCGAGTACCTGCGGCACCGGCAGGGCCACGGCATCGGGCTCGGTATGCACGAGCCACCCTGGCTCGCCGACGGCGACGACACCCCGCTCGAGGTCGGCATGGTGGTCTCCAACGAGCCCGGCATCTACATCCCCGGCCACGCCGGCTACCGCATCTCCGACTCGATGCTGATCACGCAGGACGGCGCCCGGCCGTTCACCTCGTACCCGCGTTCCCTCGACGACGTGGTCGTCGCGCTCTGA
- a CDS encoding alpha/beta fold hydrolase, with protein sequence MRLNINGNELEVEVFGADDAPVLIAHHGAPGLGSRSEPRATFSPFADTFRVIVFDARGSGVSEGNGPFSHEQWVADVDGLREWAGVERFVMAGGSYGGFISMEYAIRHPERVRALVLRDTSADHENDKAARHNAETSTRVTIDLEKLDRINTGQTRDDADLRDCWQEILPLYDHVYDPAKVAERVEATPYRYETHNYAFSVNMPNYDIKSQLHRITCPTLVTVGRDDWITPVASSEVIASLIPDARLVVFEKSGHSPQIEEAQRWRQVVRDFLHEIGADEQ encoded by the coding sequence GTGCGGCTGAACATCAACGGCAATGAACTAGAGGTCGAGGTCTTCGGCGCGGACGACGCGCCGGTCCTGATCGCCCACCACGGCGCCCCCGGTCTCGGCTCGCGGTCCGAGCCCAGAGCGACCTTCAGCCCGTTCGCGGACACCTTCCGCGTGATCGTCTTCGACGCCCGCGGTTCCGGCGTCAGCGAGGGCAACGGCCCGTTCAGCCACGAGCAGTGGGTGGCCGATGTGGACGGCCTGCGCGAGTGGGCCGGTGTGGAGCGGTTCGTGATGGCCGGCGGCTCGTACGGCGGTTTCATCTCGATGGAGTACGCCATCCGCCACCCCGAGCGGGTACGCGCGCTGGTGCTGCGGGACACCTCGGCCGACCACGAGAACGACAAGGCGGCCCGGCACAACGCCGAAACCTCCACCCGGGTCACCATCGACCTGGAGAAACTCGACCGGATCAACACCGGCCAGACCCGTGACGACGCGGACCTGCGCGACTGCTGGCAGGAGATCCTCCCGCTGTACGACCACGTGTACGACCCCGCGAAGGTGGCCGAGCGGGTCGAGGCCACCCCCTATCGCTACGAGACGCACAACTACGCGTTCTCGGTCAACATGCCGAACTACGACATCAAGTCGCAGTTGCACCGGATCACCTGCCCGACCCTGGTCACCGTCGGCCGGGACGACTGGATCACGCCGGTGGCGAGCAGTGAGGTAATTGCATCCCTGATTCCGGACGCTAGGCTCGTCGTGTTCGAAAAGTCGGGCCACTCGCCGCAGATCGAAGAGGCGCAGCGGTGGCGGCAGGTGGTACGGGACTTCCTCCACGAGATTGGCGCCGATGAGCAGTAG